The DNA segment ATTATGGAATTCAGAATATAAGTTTCCGTTTAACTGAAATGTATTATAATGCTTTGTAGGGTTTACTATACGATAGCTGGCATTGCTTTCAAAATTGTAATAATTAGTAGTAAAAATGATACCCATGTCGTTAATGTCAAAATCTTTAGACACATAGTAGCTAGAAGCACTATACCTATATTTACCGTTTGTTTTCCCTATGTTAACGTAAGAGCTGTAGCCATTTTTGTTAACCACATCATTAATGGTACTATATTTAAAATCGCCCGAAAGGTTATAGGTGTTAGCTTTTGTGTTGAGGTTATAAACCAAAGCACTCACATTAGCATCTCTGAAATTTTCATTTCGGGTAACATTAGTATTTACAAATGATACCGATGAGTTTTTACGGAAACGCTGGTCGAGCACTACAACACTATAATTAGTAAGCGGTTCTACAAGCTCCTTTCGGGTAGTACCTTTGGTAGTGTTTCGTACTGTGGCATACGTTCTTTCGGTAACGGCATTCATTACCCCTATACCAAGTCCTTTAGTTGTGCGCCCTGAGACTTTAAGGGCATTAATAAGGTTTACGGTGTTTGGTGTTTCTATAACTTCTTCGTTTTCTAGTAATGTAACATTACCTGATGGATGTCCGCCTATTCTTCGGGTGTATAGTAAATCTCCTTTTGTAAATATATCTACACCTTCAGTAAAAAAAGGTCTGTTTTCATTAAACTGTTGTTCAAAAGGTCCAAGGTTAAGCACAACTTCATCAAATGCCGTTTGCCCAAAATCAGGCACTAAAATAGCATCGAGGGTAAAAGAGTCGTTAATGCCATATTTTATATCCATACCCGCTTTAAAAGTAGTCTCGGTTTTATTTTCGTTATTAGAAACATATGCCGATGAGTAAGGAATGAAAAATAATCGGGTAGGTGGTTTTATATTTTTTATACCTTCAAGCTGACCTGTTTGCACGATAGCTGACCCAATATTACGATCTACAGGATTCCAAAAAAATCGTTGTCGATTTTGGCGTACTTCTCTATAAAAATTGAGTCCCCAAAGTTGCTCTCCCTCACCAGAAAACCGAATAGCTGCGTAGGGTATCTTCATTTCGACTACCCAGCCTTCATCGGTTATTTTTACACTACTGTACCATATACCGTCCCATGAGTAGTCTTCGTCGCTTTGTGTAGCAATACAATCCATTTGTGTACCAGCAGCACTTACAAAAAAACGAAAATCCTGCTGCCCATCATTATAGCCGTTAATATATACACC comes from the Flavobacterium arcticum genome and includes:
- a CDS encoding DUF5916 domain-containing protein yields the protein MLIYSCVLAQKKTTTAVRITEKIIIEGKLDENVWNTAQDATQFIMYEPDNGKVEDTEKNTIVKVLYDDEAVYFGAILHEKPENILREIALRDDFKTADHFGVYINGYNDGQQDFRFFVSAAGTQMDCIATQSDEDYSWDGIWYSSVKITDEGWVVEMKIPYAAIRFSGEGEQLWGLNFYREVRQNRQRFFWNPVDRNIGSAIVQTGQLEGIKNIKPPTRLFFIPYSSAYVSNNENKTETTFKAGMDIKYGINDSFTLDAILVPDFGQTAFDEVVLNLGPFEQQFNENRPFFTEGVDIFTKGDLLYTRRIGGHPSGNVTLLENEEVIETPNTVNLINALKVSGRTTKGLGIGVMNAVTERTYATVRNTTKGTTRKELVEPLTNYSVVVLDQRFRKNSSVSFVNTNVTRNENFRDANVSALVYNLNTKANTYNLSGDFKYSTINDVVNKNGYSSYVNIGKTNGKYRYSASSYYVSKDFDINDMGIIFTTNYYNFESNASYRIVNPTKHYNTFQLNGNLYSEFHNTTGKLQDSYAELSVSSTTRKNDYIGYGIQGKPFDTYDFYEPRISGRFVKIPKSVYAYVYFSSNYNRKLAIDIQPEIWISDEENRNYYGLEFSPRYRFNNRLQMIYSFNYGLDTNNKGWVAFEGDDIVFTRRDRTVITNSLSGKYSVSNKMTINLTARHYWTYGENLEYLTLENNGELTENSTFNENKDFTYNNWNLDLSYTWWFAPGSQLSFLYRNNAVGNFMYVNRNYTKNIDHLFNNNLNSIFSVSLRYYIDFNTAKNWI